Genomic window (Marmota flaviventris isolate mMarFla1 chromosome X, mMarFla1.hap1, whole genome shotgun sequence):
TGTACCCAGCTTAACCATAAGCTGCCCCAAGAGCTCCACAAATGATACTTACCTTGCAACCACCTCACTTGTGTGGCTGGGCCATACCCCTTCTCATTGCGGGCAGCGATGCGGAAGATGATGGCGGGCTTGGTGGTGTAGTCAATGTGGGCATTGGAGAGACTGGAGGACTGCACAAGGCAAGAGGGGCTGGGCCCGCAGTACACTCGCATAAAGgccagctgggctggggttgagcTCTTGGGCTCGCCGCCAGCCTGTGAGCTCTGGATGGCCAGGTACACAGAGTACTCGATGATCTTGCCGGAGGTCACAGAGGGCGGCTCCCAGGTGAGGTGAGCACCGTCTGGACTCTAGAAGCCAGGACAGAAGGTCAAGCTCTGCCTTCTTCAGTCACTGAGGTCTCAGCCCACCCGGCCTGTCCCCAGAACAGGGGGCAAAGAAGCCTGCAGTACTGATTGCTCCTACCCCAagagctttttttccccctaacacAATAGATATTCCACATCAGAGATCAAAGAACTTTAAAAGAGATCTGCCCCGAAgtggaaagaataaaaggaacTGGGACTCAAAACAGCCTTCCTGAATCTACTACATAATGTGTGACCTGTCACTTTGCCTCTTGATGTGTCAGTTTCTGCATCTAAGAAACGGAGCTATAATAGCAAGAAGAGCCACACCTCCTGGGGATGTTTTTAGGATAAAAGACATATCGAAgagcaggcctggtggcacatgcctgtaatgccagctactcaggaggctgaagcagcacAAGTTgtaggccaacctgggcaacttagagagaccctgtctcaaaataaaaataaaaaagggctagggatgtagctcaatggtagagcccttgcacagcatgcataaggcctcaggttcaatccccagtactataggaaaaaataaaacatggagcAGTACAGACAGCTTAACACAGAGTGCCTGCTCAAGGACACTAGCTGTCAGGctacagagaaagaaactgaggctagGGAATAGAAAGGAACTTTACCTTGTCACCCTGGCAATTGATGACACAGGACCAGAAGCCAGAGTCTTAGCATTCATTACCCACCAGGCAGCAGTCTCTGTCCACCAAGGGTGGGCCCGGCTACCATGCTCACATCTGTGTGcacccccatcaccaccaccaccaccaccaccaccacctgggtCCTCTGCATGGATCGGGAGCTCTGTGCCTGTGCACTCAGCCGAAATTTGCTCTGCTCCCAGCAGGCAAGGGACCAATGGTGGGGACAGGCCACCCCACAGGGAGACTCACTTTGCTGATTTTAATGGCACAAGGGGCCCCTGGGAAACCAGGCAGACATGTCTTAAAGGCTGAGATCTCGCTGAAGGGCCCCCGGCCACAAGCGTTGATACCAGCAACACGAAACTTATAGGCTGTGCCTGGCTGTAGCTCCTGCTTCTTCAGTTGGTTATAGTCAGGGACAGTGCCCGAGTCATCCTggggaaagaaaatgtaaaaatcagatgaagaaaagagaagaaagtggcATGAAGCTCATTGCTAAGAAGTTGGCCCTGTGGGCTGTGGGTtaagctcaatggcagagcatttgcctagtactcaaggccctgggttccatcccagcaccacaaaaattaaaaaggcagctAGGGGGTCAGAAGAGCAAATGTCCATCTTGTGAACACTGTAGATGCATGAGAACTATGTGATGAAGGGGAATGAGGTCACCAATGGCTGCCGCTATGTGGCAAGGAGGGATATGATGAGGGTGGCTGAGGTCAGGCACCATCAGGAAAGGACCAAAAGTTTTCACTTTCTTATTGCCTCAGGGGGAAGGATCTCCACCTGGCCATCCTCAATGTTTACTGACCACTcaagttggagaaaagatagtttctTGTGAGCCTCAACTCAGGGCAGCAGAGCCAAATCTGCTTCTAAATACTTGCCTCACGGCCAGGATCCACTCACCCAAGGGTGCCAGCTCTTGGGGACACTTACATCTGATGGGACAGCATCATCAGGTGGCAGGAAATAGTGAGTCACCATCACATTGGTGCCCTTAATGACCCCCACATCAAACCATTGGTTCTCCTTCTTCACAGGGGCTTTGCTGGGTGGTGGTGGCAGGTCTGGcttctggaaaataaaaagggagatgAGATCAGGTCCTTAGCCTTCAGGGTCTGGAGGCAATGCGGATCCCTGTCCCCCAGGGTCCCATCACACCCAACTCACCACACCCAGGGACTCTATGCCATTGGCCACTTCAGTTAGGGTAGCTGCAGCCTGTAGCTTCGCTGGGCTAGCTACCACAACTGGCTGGGGGGCCACAAAGGTGTTGGACGGAGCCAGGCCTGGGAATAAAGAAGGTATCAACAGCAAAGGTTCTGGAAACCTGACTTCTCTGCAGGGCCTGGACCTCCTGAAATGGCACCCTTATGCTACCCTCACCTCCCTGTCTCCCCCTGGCCACCTTCTACCCACGTACTCTAGCACCAATTTACCCCCCAAATTTCTTTCCCAAAATAACTAAGCTCCCCAGGGGTAGGGCTCAAAGCCAAGGCAGGGCCCTGCTTACTCTCAGTGGCTGTTGAAGGCAGCAGAGCCACGGTACTGGGGACAGCACCAGCCAGCTCATTGAGGCAGTTGCTTTCGATGGTTGGGTCATTGAGGCTGTCGGCTGGGGCTAGGGCCTCGGTAGGGAGGTGGTGCTgctgctgggcctgggcctgggcctcctgcagctgctgctgctgctgcaccaAGGCAGCCAATTCCTGCTGCGTCAGCACAATAGGGATGGTGGTGGCCTGGCCCTCCTGGCCCTCGGCTGAAAGGTGACCCAGCTCTGCTTGTGTCACAGCTGCTGCCGCCTCGGATGTGTCCATGGGCTCCCCGGTGCCTGCTCCAAGGCCAAGAAAAAATACTACTCAAAAGGAACGCCAACATGCTTGGCCCTATGGACAGGGATGCTGTCCCTAAGGTAAGAGCTCAGAGACCTATTTCTCTGATGGTTTTTATCCCACCCATACCCCACTGTGGGTTGTACTCTGGCCACTGGACCCTGCCTCCTTCTCAGTTGTCAGCTCCAGCCTGCCTGGCCAACATAGGTCTCCCCACCACTGGCCTGTCCAGGGTCCACTATACCACTCTTGCAGGAAGTGGGCCTTCTCTCCTCAGCTGACCTACCACCACCTGTCACCTCAGCCCTCTATTTAGGGCTATCATTCCTCATGAGGAGTCTACTTTCTCTTGGGACTCCTGGTTAGCACCTACCCATGACAGCCTGCTGTGCGGCCTGGAGCACTGCCTGGAtggccagggcctgggcctcCTCGGTGGCTGCAGCCTGGGCAGCTGCTTCTGCAGCAGCAGTCACTGCAAGCTCCTCAGGGGTGAGCCCTGTTACCATGAGGGTGGTGGTGCCCGCCTGGGCCTCAGCCATCAGCTCTTGGGGAAGTGTTAACTGGTCTACTTCAGACTGTGTGGGCTGGGGTGGCTGGACCACCACAGTGGCCACTACCGCTGAGCTGGCAGGCTCCTGGCCTGAAGATGGGTCCCCTGTGCTGCTCAGATCCACGGCAGTCTGAAGCTCAGGGGTCTGGGAGGCTGACAGGACCTCGGTGGACTCCCCCATCAGGGGTGTGGAGGAAGACTGCAGGAGTTGCCGTGGCGGCAGCTGCTGGCGAGGTCCTGGTGAGACCTGGAGTTCCTCTGGGGGCTGCAGGATGTCAACAGCAGAGAAGGGCATGTCAGAAGTTTCTGTGTTGGCTATGGTCACTGTTATCGTGGCTGGGATGGGGACTTCGGAAGTCAGAGCCCCTGGGGTAGTCTCAGTCAGTGATGAAATCTTCTAGAAAGGGAGAGAAGCTCCCGtcagaggtggggagggaagccAGGACCCAGTAGTGAGGCTAAAAAGCAGGATAGCCTTCATCTTTCCCTTTGGGCCTATAGGGTCACTTGTGATGGGCCATCTTGACCCCATGCTAAATGGGAATGGGGACAGTGGGTCATCAACCAGCACAAAAGGTACAATGAGAAGGGTAGACCCTTGAGACCCCCAGGTCAAATTGAATTAGTCTTCAGAGAGGCTTCCCAGTATATAGGCAAAAAAAGCACTCAAACCCCCACCATCTCACTTTTATAGGCTACAGTGAAACCACAAGCGACTGGAAACAGCTACGGAGACAAAGCGCCCTGGAATGGCTGAGAACTGTCGGACAGCTGCCTCCTGCCCATCAAGTATGGAAGCTGCCCTTTTACGGTCTGGAAAAGGAACCAGGAACAGCACTGTGCCTGGTACAAGAGCGACATCTGGTGTCTGACTCTGGAACAGCACGGGCCAAAGGGTACAGTGGATGAGGGATCCCTTCTGGCTCTTACCGGCACGGAAGGGCCTGGAACAGGTGTGGACTGTGTCACGGTGGTCACTGCCCGTGGCAGCGTGGAGGACACGGTTGTTGTGATGGCACTGGAGCTGGCGATGTTCACACTGTCACCCTGGGTGCTCTCCACTTCTCCCTGATCACTGGCAGCTGGTGGGGGATCTGTGAAGGCACAGGCAGAATGGTTGGCTTCTGCTTGGCTTTACCATCATAGGCTTCTGCTGTCCTCAAGGGAGGACCAGAGAATGAGACAGTATCCTGGAGACCCCCCTATGTGTAACTTGACGCATCAAAGCTCTCTCCACCTCACCCCACTTGCAGATTGATTGCCATAGCATATTGGTCTCTGGACATAATTTTGTCACCTtttttctcctctgagccttGGGGTCTGGGGGATATGAACACAAGGACAAATGCCTTCACTCACCTTGATTTGAGCTCATGTTGGAGGTGACAGTGGTGGCTGTGTGTGTGGTGCCCGTCTCGTGGGTCTCACAGGGGGGGTTGGAGCACACCCTCTGTGTTGGGAAAGGAGCCAGCAATGCACCACCAGCCTGGGAGGTGATGGTGGGCACTGCTGCTGCCTCCAAGCTGGACTCCAGGGTCCTGTGGGATGGGGCAGCATCAGGGAGCAGGGCACCCACGCTGACTGACATAGTGGTGCCTGTGGAAGTGGTCTGGTGCGTCTCACAGGGTCGGCCAGCAGGGGGCTGCTGCCCACCCTCGGGCTGGCCTGCCCCCCCATTTGAGGTGGCAGTGGTGGCCGTGTGTGTGGTACCCGTCTCATGGGTCTCACAAGGCGGGTTGGAGCACACCCGCTGGGCGCTGCCTGCATTGGAGGTAGTGGCGGTGTTGGTGGTGCCTGTCTCATGGGTCTCGCATGGCGGGTTGGAGCAGACTTGGGTCACTGTGGATGAGGGGCACAGCAGAGCCTCCAGGGCCGTCACAGTTACAGTGGTGCTGGGTGAACTGGTTTGGAGGCTCTCGTATGCAGGTGTGGGGACCACACGAGCTGCACTGGGCTCCCCAGTACCTATGATGGAGCGTGCCATGGTGGGGGtgttggttgtgtgtgtgtgatgcgtCTCCAACTGGCGCCCCAGGAGCACGTCcttgttgctggggccacttggCCCAACTTTACCACTCAGAGGGGCCAACTGCACAAAAGCAGGGCTGTGGACCCCAGCCTCCAGGGCCAAGCTTGGCCTCAGCAGGGAGCCAGTTGAGCATGGGGCCCCAGTGGCCATCACAGTCATGGTGGTGCTGGTCGCACTGGTCTGGCGGGTTTGGCACTGGGACTTGACAGAACCTTGGGCTCCCTCCAATGCCCCAGGAACCACACTGATCCGGACCACAGTGGGAGTGGTAGAGGCACGACGGGTATCTCGTTGCTGGCCAGCACCAATGCTGGACATGGCCGTCGTGGCGGTGCTGGTGGTGCCCGTCTCATGGGTCTCACAGGGTGGGTTTGAGCAGCCATGCTGCCCAGCCATGTTGGAGGTGGCTGTGGTGGCAGTGTTGGTGGTTCCTGTCTCATGGGTCTCACAGGGTGGGTTCGAGCAGACGCGGACCACACTACCATTCTGCTGCCCCACAGTTGAGGTCACAAGAGAAGCAGCTGCCTCCTGCCTATCACAGACAAACTGCACTTGGGTGGGCTGGGGGTGTCCCCCAAGGTTGGCCACAACAGTGGTGGTGGCCGTGTTGGTAGTGCCCGTCTCGTGGGTCTCACAGGGTGGGTTGGAGCACACCAGTGTCACAGTGCCAGGCTGAACATCACCCTGGCCAGAGTCGGCAATGGTGACTGTGGCTGTGGGCTGCTCTGTAGTAGGTGAGGCCAGAATGGACACAGGGAGATCGTGCACAGGCTGGGCCTCGACCCCACTAGGCGCTGTAATCAGAGTCACCTGGGTAGGCTGAGAGACAGGCTGGGGGAGATACAAAACCAAAAGAGTTAGTATCATGAGTTACATGACTTCccatctgtctgtctctcccatCATCCTACATTATCACCCATGCCAAATGGGACCACAAACTCTCCTCCTAACCAGCCCTGGCAAATCTGTCTCCCCTCTGATCCCAAGAGGCTGACTTGATGAAATACCAGGGAAGAGTCACTGCTTTGCCTCAAGGGCAATTCAAACTAAGGAAGGGGTTGTGAGACAGGACCAGGACAGGAGAGGAGGCTAGAATAGAGTCCTTCTCAGGGAATGTAATCCCTTGATGATGTACAAAGGCCATCAAGAGATTCCTCACTACTTTTAGAAATCCAGCTTAAGAAAACGTACGGAGAGAAGACCAATACTACAGGCACATGAAGATGAACTCTATAACATTATAAGAGAGTAAGTATTGGCTCAAACAGGGGGTCTCACCACAACAGACTATGAACAGGACTACACATCAATAAGGAAATCACCCCACGTGCTGGAAAAACGCCAGGGCTGCACAACTTCTGGAAAAGGGCCTAGTCCTCCCATACTTTTCACCTGGGTCACTGCTGTGTGCGATGGCACATCTTTGGGCCCCACCCTACCTGCATGGTGATGGTGGGTGTGGTGAGCCCGCCAGCAGCCGTCAGTGTGGTCTGTG
Coding sequences:
- the Hcfc1 gene encoding host cell factor 1 isoform X4, with the translated sequence MASAVSPANSPAVLLQPRWKRVVGWSGPVPRPRHGHRAVAIKELIVVFGGGNEGIVDELHVYNTATNQWFIPAVRGDIPPGCAAYGFVCDGTRLLVFGGMVEYGKYSNDLYELQASRWEWKRLKAKTPKNGPPPCPRLGHSFSLVGNKCYLFGGLANDSEDPKNNIPRYLNDLYILELRPGSGVVAWDIPITYGVLPPPRESHTAVVYTEKDNKKSKLVIYGGMSGCRLGDLWTLDIETLTWNKPSLSGVAPLPRSLHSATTIGNKMYVFGGWVPLVMDDVKVATHEKEWKCTNTLACLNLDTMAWETILMDTLEDNIPRARAGHCAVAINTRLYIWSGRDGYRKAWNNQVCCKDLWYLETEKPPPPARVQLVRANTNSLEVSWGAVATADSYLLQLQKYDIPATAATATSPTPNPVPSVPANPPKSPAPAAAAPAVQPLTQVGITLLPQAAAAPPTTTTIQVLPTVPGSSISVPTAARTQGVPAVLKVTGPQATTGTPLVTMRPASQAGKAPVTVTSLPAGVRMVVPTQSAQGTVIGSSPQMSGMAALAAAAAATQKIPPSSAPTVLSVPAGTTIVKTVAVTPGTTTLPATVKVASSPVMVSNPATRMLKTAAAQVGTSVSSAANTSTRPIITVHKSGTVTVAQQAQVVTTVVGGVTKTITLVKSPISVPGGSALISNLGKVMSVVQTKPVQTSAVTGQASTGPVTQIIQTKGPLPAGTILKLVTSADGKPTTIITTTQASGAGTKPTILGISSVSPSTTKPGTTTIIKTIPMSAIITQAGATGVTSSPGIKSPITIITTKVMTSGTGAPAKIITAVPKIATGHGQQGVTQVVLKGAPGQPGTILRTVPMGGVRLVTPVTVSAVKPAVTTLVVKGTTGVTTLGTVTGTVSTSLAGAGGHSTSASLATPITTLGTIATLSSQVINPTAITVSAAQTTLTAAGGLTTPTITMQPVSQPTQVTLITAPSGVEAQPVHDLPVSILASPTTEQPTATVTIADSGQGDVQPGTVTLVCSNPPCETHETGTTNTATTTVVANLGGHPQPTQVQFVCDRQEAAASLVTSTVGQQNGSVVRVCSNPPCETHETGTTNTATTATSNMAGQHGCSNPPCETHETGTTSTATTAMSSIGAGQQRDTRRASTTPTVVRISVVPGALEGAQGSVKSQCQTRQTSATSTTMTVMATGAPCSTGSLLRPSLALEAGVHSPAFVQLAPLSGKVGPSGPSNKDVLLGRQLETHHTHTTNTPTMARSIIGTGEPSAARVVPTPAYESLQTSSPSTTVTVTALEALLCPSSTVTQVCSNPPCETHETGTTNTATTSNAGSAQRVCSNPPCETHETGTTHTATTATSNGGAGQPEGGQQPPAGRPCETHQTTSTGTTMSVSVGALLPDAAPSHRTLESSLEAAAVPTITSQAGGALLAPFPTQRVCSNPPCETHETGTTHTATTVTSNMSSNQDPPPAASDQGEVESTQGDSVNIASSSAITTTVSSTLPRAVTTVTQSTPVPGPSVPPPEELQVSPGPRQQLPPRQLLQSSSTPLMGESTEVLSASQTPELQTAVDLSSTGDPSSGQEPASSAVVATVVVQPPQPTQSEVDQLTLPQELMAEAQAGTTTLMVTGLTPEELAVTAAAEAAAQAAATEEAQALAIQAVLQAAQQAVMAGTGEPMDTSEAAAAVTQAELGHLSAEGQEGQATTIPIVLTQQELAALVQQQQQLQEAQAQAQQQHHLPTEALAPADSLNDPTIESNCLNELAGAVPSTVALLPSTATESLAPSNTFVAPQPVVVASPAKLQAAATLTEVANGIESLGVKPDLPPPPSKAPVKKENQWFDVGVIKGTNVMVTHYFLPPDDAVPSDDDSGTVPDYNQLKKQELQPGTAYKFRVAGINACGRGPFSEISAFKTCLPGFPGAPCAIKISKSPDGAHLTWEPPSVTSGKIIEYSVYLAIQSSQAGGEPKSSTPAQLAFMRVYCGPSPSCLVQSSSLSNAHIDYTTKPAIIFRIAARNEKGYGPATQVRWLQETSKDSSGTKPASKRPMSSPEMKSAPKKSKADGQ